A part of Babylonia areolata isolate BAREFJ2019XMU chromosome 6, ASM4173473v1, whole genome shotgun sequence genomic DNA contains:
- the LOC143283348 gene encoding uncharacterized protein LOC143283348, whose amino-acid sequence MDILEELEPSLELELEPQFRERSNTWPLRPNRVDDLQNSDGSPASVEEAVVGSVGVGAVVVKQERSITSSTSITTSLFTGGAAGADPLLGPVKKSGARRNAWGPMSYADLITRAILSSPDKRLTLSQIYDWMVQNVPYFKDKGDSTSSAGWKNSIRHNLSLHSRFMRIQNEGTGKSSWWVINPDAKPGKPPRRRAGSMDTHSGEKKRGRMNKKKREAIRAALENRGSPLNGSTDFLDTLNMGDFRSRASSNASSCSRLSPIPPDLHDNQVPPMSPIPWDGEVDVSAGTFQNVEPFPGLVNSLADSMNLSSQDGMDMSSSLNSDPYLSSSVTVKQEFSKSPQNFNSSLSDRLNEPSQFSHLPAPPPYPECTSPAQQTTPQSTPMITQEPQPIITGTELSNLLMDGFSKGNVNLEALRVLKRLNNQSQLSVNTQPQMVNTREGSQQNSPSPQSLASHLSPTMGQSSPQEERSPLSRQLSPQLQRALLTSPDRQANLSAKLQQQQQRNKSILRSALTHGSPIFNQPPSSSSSSSSTTSSTTQFILGLNPSAHNTANNSTNLNTNLVANQGLSPQQLQQQQQPQQLPQQLQLSSNTTSFLSQLNDPSMEPVVNVVNTQQGNNANNQGNPNNNVPIDIDMAESFLSIPASEIDLMKEELIRDGMDANFDNIPPLAL is encoded by the exons ATGGACATTCTGGAAGAGTTAGAACCCAGCCTGGAGCTGGAACTGGAGCCACAGTTTCGGGAGCGCTCCAACACTTGGCCTCTGCGACCCAACCGCGTGGATGACCTCCAGAACAGCGATGGGAGCCCAGCCTCCGTGGAGGAGGCCGTtgttgggagtgtgggggtgggagccGTCGTCGTCAAGCAGGAGAGAAGCATCACCTCcagcacctccatcaccaccagccTATTCACCGGCGGTGCGGCTGGGGCGGATCCCTTGCTGGGGCCCGTGAAGAAGAGCGGCGCCAGGAGAAACGCCTGGGGACCCATGTCCTACGCGGACCTCATCACCAGGGCCATCCTGAGTTCGCCCGACAAGCGGCTGACCCTGTCGCAGATCTACGATTGGATGGTGCAGAACGTGCCCTACTTCAAAGACAAAGGCGACTCCACCAGTTCTGCTGGCTGGAAG AACTCCATCCGCCACAACCTGTCACTTCACAGCCGCTTCATGCGCATCCAGAATGAGGGCACAGGAAAGAGCTCCTGGTGGGTCATTAACCCAGACGCCAAGCCTGGCAAGCCCCCTCGCCGCAGAGCTGGCAGCATGGACACTCACAGCGGTGAGAAAAAGCGTGGTCGCATGAACAAGAAAAAACGGGAGGCCATCAGAGCCGCTCTTGAAAACCGTGGCAGCCCTCTTAACGGTAGCACTGACTTTCTGGACACGTTGAACATGGGCGATTTTAGAAGCCGCGCGAGCTCAAATGCCAGCAGCTGCAGCCGTTTGTCACCAATACCACCCGATCTTCATGACAACCAAGTACCTCCCATGTCACCCATCCCGTGGGATGGGGAAGTGGACGTGTCTGCTGGAACATTCCAGAATGTAGAGCCTTTCCCAGGCCTAGTGAATTCTCTGGCGGATTCCATGAACCTATCAAGTCAGGATGGCATGGACATGAGCAGCAGCCTAAACTCGGACCCCTACCTTTCCAGCAGTGTTACAGTGAAGCAGGAGTTCAGCAAATCTCCCCAAAACTTTAACAGCAGCCTCAGTGATAGACTGAATGAGCCGAGTCAGTTTTCCCACCTACCAGCACCCCCTCCTTACCCAGAATGCACCTCCCCTGCACAACAGACCACTCCACAGTCCACCCCGATGATCACCCAGGAACCACAGCCCATTATTACCGGCACGGAACTGTCCAACCTTTTGATGGATGGCTTTTCCAAAGGGAATGTGAACTTAGAGGCACTCAGAGTCCTGAAGCGCTTGAACAACCAGAGTCAGCTTTCTGTGAACACCCAGCCTCAAATGGTCAACACACGGGAGGGATCTCAGCAGAACAGCCCCAGCCCCCAGTCCCTGGCCTCCCACTTGAGCCCCACCATGGGGCAATCAAGTCCTCAAGAGGAGCGGAGTCCTCTGAGCCGTCAGTTGTCCCCACAGTTGCAGCGGGCTCTGCTGACTTCCCCTGACCGGCAGGCTAATCTTTCTGCcaagctgcagcaacagcagcagcggaaCAAGTCCATCCTGCGTTCAGCCTTGACCCATGGGTCGCCCATTTTCAACcagcccccctcctcttcctcctcttcctcctccaccacctcctccaccacccagtTCATTCTGGGTTTGAATCCGTCTGCCCACAACACTGCCAACAACTCCACCAACCTCAACACTAACCTGGTGGCCAACCAGGGTCTCTCCCCTCagcaactacagcaacagcagcaaccacaacaactgCCACAGCAGCTGCAGCTGTCTTCAAACACCACCAGTTTCCTCTCGCAGCTCAACGACCCGAGCATGGAGCCTGTGGTGAACGTTGTCAACACGCAGCAGGGCAACAACGCCAACAACCAGGGCAACCCCAACAACAATGTGCCCATAGACATAGACATGGCAGAATCCTTTTTATCCATACCCGCCAGTGAAATCGATCTGATGAAGGAGGAACTCATTCGGGACGGAATGGACGCCAACTTTGACAACATCCCGCCTTTAGCTTTATAA
- the LOC143283486 gene encoding uncharacterized protein LOC143283486, which produces MALRLDRWCEVFCAEETKLSYQCPSPNRSSTGSLACSVDNCVTTSEVEDLDELGDLLRRFDTFFREKVDTEMQSVREFLHGMLSEQQIHLQQILTTRLYTKSSSSQLSGPHLAGENGFQDHKVPETSEDATVTRFNPDVP; this is translated from the exons TATTCTGTGCAGAGGAAACCAAGCTTTCCTACCAGTGCCCGTCACCAAACAGATCCAGCACCGGGTCACTGGCCTGCTCCGTCGATAACTGTGTCACAACCAGCGAAGTGGAGGATCTTGATGAACTTGGAGACTTACTTCGGCGATTTG ACACATTCTTTCGTGAGAAAGTTGACACTGAAATGCAGTCAGTGAGAGAGTTCCTGCACGGAATGTTGTCGGAACAACAGATTCACCTGCAGCAGATTCTAACCACGAGGTTATACACGAAATCTTCAAGCTCACAA CTTTCTGGTCCTCATCTTGCAGGAGAAAATG GTTTCCAAGACCACAAGGTGCCAGAAACGTCAGAAGATGCAAC GGTCACACGATTCAATCCGGACGTGCCGTGA